A genomic region of Phragmites australis chromosome 2, lpPhrAust1.1, whole genome shotgun sequence contains the following coding sequences:
- the LOC133907733 gene encoding probable GABA transporter 2 translates to MAPAEFDAEADANGAGHAGKSQPAAGADAGAAFVLESKGTWWHAGFHLTTAIVGPTVLTLPYALRGMGWALGLVALSVMAAVTFYEYSLMSRVLDHCEARGRRHIRFRELAADVLGSGWMFYFVVTVQTAINTGVSIGAILLAADCLEIMYTSLAPNGPLKLYHFIIIVAVVLAFLSQLPSFHSLRHINFVSLLLSLGYTILVSAACIRAGFSINVPAKDYSLSTSKSEQTFNAFLSISILASVFGNGILPEIQATLAPPAAGKMMKALVLCYSVIVFTFFLSSITGYWAFGSHVQSNVLKSLMPDSGPSLAPTWLLGVAVLFVLLQLLAIGLVYSQVAYEIMEKSSADAARGRFSRRNLVPRLLLRTLYLAFCALMAAMLPFFGDIVGVVGAVGFIPLDFVLPVLMYNMALAPPKRSPVFIVNTAVMVVFAGVGAIGAFASTRKLVLDAGQFKLFSNSVVD, encoded by the exons ATGGCGCCCGCCGAGTTCGACGCCGAGGCAGACGCCAACGGCGCGGGCCACGCCGGCAAGTCGCAGCCCGCGGCCGGGGccgacgccggcgccgcctTCGTGCTCGAGTCCAAGG GGACGTGGTGGCACGCGGGGTTCCACCTGACGACGGCGATCGTGGGGCCGACGGTGCTGACGCTCCCCTACGCGCTGCGCGGGATGGGGTGGGCGCTCGGCCTTGTCGCGCTCTCCGTCATGGCCGCCGTCACCTTCTACGAGTACTCCCTCATGTCTCGCGTCCTCGACCACTGCGAGGCGCGCGGGCGGCGACACATCCGCTTCCGCGAGCTCGCCGCCGACGTCCTAG GGTCCGGGTGGATGTTTTACTTCGTGGTCACCGTGCAGACCGCCATCAACACCGGCGTTAGCATCGGCGCCATCCTGCTCGCCGCCGACTGCCTCGAG ATTATGTACACGAGCCTTGCTCCCAATGGTCCCCTAAAACTGtaccacttcatcatcatcgtgGCTGTCGTGCTGGCCTTCCTCTCCCAGCTACCATCATTCCACTCGCTGCGGCACATCAACTTCGTTTCGCTACTCCTGAGCTTGGGCTACACCATCCTTGTATCTGCTGCTTGCATTCGTGCTG GCTTTTCTATAAACGTTCCTGCCAAGGACTACTCGCTAAGCACGTCCAAGTCCGAGCAGACATTCAACGCTTTCCTATCCATTTCCATCCTTGCCTCAGTTTTCGGCAATGGCATACTGCCTGAAATCCAG GCGACGTTGGCGCCACCGGCGGCGGGGAAGATGATGAAGGCGCTGGTGCTGTGCTACTCCGTCATCGTCTTCACGTTCTTCCTCTCGTCGATCACTGGGTATTGGGCCTTCGGCAGCCACGTCCAGTCAAACGTCCTCAAGAGCCTCATGCCGGACTCCGGACCGTCCCTCGCCCCGACGTGGCTGCTCGGCGTCGCCGTCCTCTTCGTGCTCCTACAGCTCCTCGCCATCGGCCTCGTCTACTCCCAGGTGGCGTACGAGATAATGGAGAAGAGCTCGGCCGACGCTGCGCGGGGTCGGTTCTCGCGCCGGAACCTTGTcccgcggctgctgctgcggaCGCTGTACCTGGCCTTCTGCGCGCTCATGGCGGCCATGCTGCCCTTCTTCGGCGACATCGTGGGCGTGGTCGGCGCCGTGGGGTTCATCCCTCTCGACTTCGTGCTCCCCGTCCTCATGTACAACATGGCGCTAGCGCCACCGAAGAGGTCCCCGGTCTTCATCGTCAACACGGCCGTCATGGTCGTGTTCGCCGGCGTCGGGGCCATCGGCGCCTTCGCCTCCACCCGCAAGCTCGTGCTCGACGCCGGACAGTTCAAGCTCTTCAGCAATAGCGTTGTCGACTGA
- the LOC133907759 gene encoding uncharacterized protein LOC133907759, which translates to MGSDLKEMKYRRMIVAEERTQCSEPRGADWAALQQDPVELLRKLDELRDQITRSCHVVGQPREHRKVSRRAVSMLPESPEPPPLPGYHRSRYGGRYGHGLPPPSPYSPLRPEHGEGYVRQSSGQYRQFPGSQWQNGGIGPGSYHHYACACPHCLHGQRAAPQEENIPMARYFAGQHESYRFERSPSVSSDYDRRSVASSLYSHRSVSKRRVEYFRKKAEHICRPVDGAAPFVVCSSCYHLLQMPMEKCIGRRQNQLQCGSCCQMVSLKHEEEKAIPFTPSASLYVPEMEQSTSDQMKRDSAHQHHENFNSVFYNSNEHSSMQINIDFADDNSPSSTTSRDRTDKECGSSRGIQSKADDLSFSPSRSVDVASPKDILCERDADCKVEPSVDGPVSPHSPVLEDKLVDPLCTQEKDNNGEDKRKTYRPDLTSKGESDVNDDDESVTTGCKKKGSEDDKDATEDESSCKNYDQKSKEDNCCDLEDGSKMHKQDSGKDDTGSLEDGSEKYERTNKKDDSGSPEGENMSKKYEKKNKGDEKRVLGDESISNYNESNKEDVNSALESASRSETCEELKTDDDGKLQQPFIEDANSLEESAPTVNGRTNSGFSRGSSEAGLDEDQSSTGKSGDSSFFAGFLKKGFKDLSLFNQSMDNVKVSINGHPISERALRKAEKKAGPVEPGSYWYDHRAGFWGVMGRECIGIIPPFIREFNYPMARNCAGGNTGIFVNGRELHQRDLDLLVGRGLPRISGKSYSVEISGNITDEATGKKLRSLGKLAPTIEKLKRGFGMHVPEEFR; encoded by the exons ATGGGGAGCGATCTGAAGGAGATGAAGTACAGGCGAATGATTGTGGCGGAGGAGCGCACGCAATGCAGCGAGCCGAGGGGCGCCGACTGGGCCGCGCTGCAGCAGGACCCCGTGGAGCTGCTGCGAAAGCTGGACGAGCTGAGGGACCAGATCACGCGGTCCTGCCATGTCGTCGGGCAGCCGCGGGAGCACCGCAAGGTGAgccgccgcgcggtctccaTGCTCCCCGAGTCCCCTGAGCCTCCACCTCTGCCGGGGTACCACCGCTCCCGCTATGGTGGACGGTATGGGCATGGCTTGCCGCCGCCGAGCCCGTACTCTCCTCTGCGTCCTGAGCATGGGGAGGGGTATGTGAGACAGTCGAGTGGGCAGTACCGCCAGTTCCCTGGGAGTCAGTGGCAGAACGGTGGGATTGGGCCTGGGAGTTACCATCATTATGCATGCGCCTGTCCGCACTGCCTGCATGGGCAGAGGGCTGCACCGCAAGAGGAGAACATTCCAATGGCGAGGTACTTTGCTGGGCAACATGAATCCTACCGGTTTGAGAGGTCTCCATCTGTTTCATCAGATTATGATCGGAGGTCTGTGGCATCGTCACTGTACTCGCATCGGTCAGTATCAAAGAGGAGGGTGGAGTACTTCAGGAAGAAGGCAGAACATATCTGCCGTCCAGTGGATGGTGCTGCACCCTTTGTTGTGTGCAGTTCTTGTTATCATTTACTGCAGATGCCTATGGAAAAATGCATAGGGAGGAGGCAAAATCAGCTGCAGTGCGGGTCTTGTTGTCAGATGGTTAGTTTGAAGCATGAGGAAGAAAAGGCCATTCCCTTTACACCATCAGCATCCTTATATGTGCCTGAAATGGAGCAAAGCACAAGTGATCAGATGAAACGAGATTCTGCCCATCAGCACCACGAAAATTTCAATTCTGTGTTCTATAACTCAAACGAGCATAGCAgcatgcaaatcaatatagATTTTGCCGACGATAATTCACCTTCTTCTACCACTAGTCGTGACAGGACTGACAAAGAATGTGGGTCAAGCAGGGGAATTCAGTCAAAAGCAGATGATCTATCTTTCTCTCCAAGCAGGTCTGTAGATGTTGCGAGCCCAAAGGATATATTGTGCGAAAGAGATGCAGACTGTAAGGTGGAGCCTTCAGTAGATGGTCCAGTTAGCCCACACTCTCCAGTTTTAGAAGACAAGCTTGTCGATCCATTGTGCACCCAAGAAAAAGATAACAATGGGGAGGACAAACGCAAGACTTATAGACCCGACCTAACTTCCAAAGGTGAATCCGatgttaatgatgatgatgagagtGTTACTACAGGATGCAAAAAAAAGGGCAGTGAAGATGATAAAGACGCCACTGAAGATGAAAGCTCATGCAAAAATTATGACCAGAAGAGCAAGGAAGATAACTGTTGCGACCTTGAAGATGGTAGCAAAATGCACAAGCAAGATAGTGGGAAAGATGACACTGGAAGCCTCGAAGATGGGAGTGAAAAGTATGAGCGGACAAACAAGAAAGATGATAGCGGGAGCCCTGAAGGTGAAAACATGAGCAAGAAATATGAGAAAAAGAACAAAGGAGATGAAAAACGTGTCCTTGGAGATGAAAGCATTAGCAACTACAATGAAAGCAACAAAGAAGATGTCAATAGTGCCCTCGAATCTGCAAGCAGAAGTGAGACATGTGAAGAATTAAAAACGGATGATGATGGAAAATTGCAGCAGCCATTTATTGAAGATGCCAATTCCCTAGAAGAGAGTGCACCAACAGTTAATGGGCGCACAAACTCTGGGTTTTCTCGTGGTTCCTCTGAGGCTGGGTTAGATGAAGATCAGTCCTCAACTGGTAAGAGTGGGGATTCTTCATTTTTTGCTGgtttcttgaagaagggcttcaaGGACCTTTCTTTGTTTAATCAGTCCATGGACAATGTTAAGGTTTCAATTAATGGTCATCCGATCTCTGAAAGAGCACTTAGGAAGGCAGAGAAGAAAGCGGGTCCTGTTGAGCCTGGTTCATATTG GTATGATCACCGTGCTGGTTTTTGGGGTGTCATGGGGCGAGAATGTATTGGCATTATCCCT CCATTTATTAGAGAATTCAATTATCCGATGGCCAGAAATTGTGCCGGTGGGAACACTGGTATTTTTGTCAATGGCAGAGAACTTCATCAGAGAGATTTAGATTTGCTTGTAGGAAGAGGGCTTCCACGTATATCTGGAAAATCATATTCTGTTGAGATATCTGGAAATATTACTGATGAAGCAACTGGCAAGAAGCTACGTAGTCTTGGAAAACTTGCTCCCAC GATTGAGAAGTTGAAGCGTGGTTTTGGCATGCATGTCCCTGAAGAGTTTAGGTAG
- the LOC133909982 gene encoding uncharacterized protein LOC133909982 → MSRKHQMLERGDGSGGNNSKAVWDTGSSLYDSYELAAVRRLLDKRLAMAGLLPLSDEPPHAAERRDKNKQVVRARRGRKVTLRALFRAVASWAVRPRQARACACVGMAHGQSGAVEPAVSPHGKLVDQC, encoded by the coding sequence ATGTCTCGCAAGCATCAGATGCTAGAGAGAGgagacggcagcggcggcaacAACAGCAAGGCGGTGTGGGACACGGGGAGCTCGCTTTACGACTCCTACGAGCTGGCCGCCGTGCGCCGGCTCCTCGACAAGCGCCTCGCCATGGCCGGCCTCCTTCCTCTCTCCGATGAGCCACCGCACGCGGCGGAGAGAAGGGACAAGAACAAGCAGGTGGTCAGGGCCCGCAGGGGCAGGAAGGTGACGCTGAGGGCGCTCTTCAGGGCGGTGGCGTCCTGGGCGGTCAGGCCAAGGCAGGCGCGCGCCTGTGCCTGCGTTGGCATGGCTCATGGTCAGAGTGGTGCAGTCGAACCAGCTGTCTCGCCGCATGGTAAACTGGTCGATCAGTGTTGA